In Anaerolineae bacterium, the DNA window GATCCATTCCGGCCGGATCAGCGGCCGCAGGACGCCCACGACGAACACCCCTACGATCAGAAGGGGGAAGATCTGCTTGACAAAACGCCAGGTCTCCCACAGCCACTCCTGGATGTCGAACGGGTCGAAGTAGCGGTGGGCGAGCCAGGCCAGAAGCCCCATCAACAGGGCGACGGCGAACATCTTGCCGGTGAAGAGGATATCCAGCCCGCCGGCGTGCGGCACCATCTTCACCGCGGCCACCAGCAGGGTCAGGGCGGTCAGCCCCAATGCCGCCCATGTCCAGGGGGTGAATCCCTCGTCCACATGGGTGAGGCCGCGCCAGGCCGTGATGGCGATGAGGATGAGCAGGCCGATGAGGATAGCGCCCTGGGCCGTCACGCCCTCCTCGCCGCGCGCCGGGTCAAACGGCACCAGACGGTTGAGGAACGCCTGAAAGCGGTCCATGCCCCCGATGGGCAGGGTGACGCTGGCGTAGCTGTTGGTGAACAGCCCGATCTGCAGGGTGCCGGCGATGAGCAGGAGCAGGAGGATGCCCAGGAAGGCCCAGTTCTGCGGGGGCACGCGGGCGCCGGCGCCGGCGAAGGTATCCTCGCCCTCCGCCTCATGCTGGATATCCTCCCGGGAGAAAATGAGCGCCATGAGCAGGCCGATGCCGATGCCGAAAACGATGGAGAGCATCAGGCGGGCCACGGCGATGTCCATGCCGATGGCCACACCGGTGTAGCTCAGGGCCAGGATGTTGATGGCCGGCCCGACGAAGAGGAAGGTGATGGCCGGCCCCAACCCGGCGCCCTTTTTATAGATGCCGGCGAACAGGGGCAGGATGGTGCAGGAGCAGACGGCCAGGACGAAGCCGCCCAGCGCCGCGACGGGATACGAGATGATCTTGGGGGCAGAGCGCCCCAGATAGCGGGTGATGGCCTGCTGGGGCACCAACGCGGCCAGCGCGCCGGCCACAAAGAAGGCCGGCAGGAGGCAGAGCAGTACGTGCGCCGCCAGGTAGGCGGCCAGATTGCCCATGCCGCTTTGTACAAGCTGTACGAGAAAGGCTCCGACGGTCATGGTTCGATCCAATGTCCTCCTGGGAGTGAAGGGTTAGGCACAGCGGATGATGCCGCGCGCCCACAAGCAGTCCCCACAGACGGGGAAGGTGTTTCCGAAACAATCCTCTTCGTTTGTCTCCGCCAGGTCACATCCGCAGTCCACGCAGGGCGGAAAGTCGAAATGCAGGACGCGCTCGCGGAAGGAGACGTATGCCGGCATCTCCCAGATTTCCCGCAGGGATTGGGCCGGCAGTCGCCCCACCTCCCAGCGGCGGATGTACTTGCGGCGGCCCATCACATAACATGTGTACGAATGCATCAGCGGCGGACAGGGGCTGACCCCACCGTGCCAGCCCACCGCCAGCGCGCCGGCCTGCACGAAGGGGCAGAAGCTGTTGCGCGATCCCAGGTCCAGGTCCAGATAGCTGATGTTCGCCTGCGTGCGAAAGACGCTCAACAATGGCTCCAGCGTCTCCTCCGTCAGGTCCATCTTGGGCAGAACCCAGGTCGGTGTCCAAGGCGACCCCTTCCCCTGGAACGCGGTGGCCCGCAGATTGTACAGCGTCTCCGACACCATTTCTTCGGTATATGGCAGTACGTTGGTGATCAGAATCAACGAAGCACCGATATACTTGGCGAGCGAATGGAGATGGGGAAGCTCGCGGATGTTGCTCCGCATGGCCACGAATTCGATGCCGATGGTCAGCGGCGGCAGGGGGCTGGGCTCCGACAGCTCGTAGAAGGCGCGCATATTCTCCACGACCTTCGAGAGGGAGCCGCCGCGCCGCACCTGGCCGAAGGTCTCTGCGGTGGTGCCGTCAATGGAGACGATGATCTGGTCCAGGCCCAGCTCCAGCAGGGCGCCGGCCAGCTCCCGGGTGAGCAACAGCGCATTGGTGGTGAGTTCTACCCGCAGGTGATGCTCTTTGGCCAGGCGCACCATATCCAAGAAGCGGGGATGCAGGAGCGGTTCGCCGATGCCGGCGAAGGCGACGGTCTGGGCCGTGGGGAAGCCGGCCAGCTCCCGGATCAATGCCTCGTAGGTCTCCCATTCCATGAAGCCAATAGGCTCATCCCACACGTTGCGCATGCACGTGCGGCAGTTCAGGTTGCAGGCATTGGTAGGCTCGATGTAGACTTTGCGCAGTGCGTCCATGGCTCTCCGATGTTTATTCCCATTCCAGTTTCATGCGAAAGCGTCCGTATTCGGAGACGTAAAAGACCAGCTCCTCCTGGCCGGGGGTGATCTTCTCCCATATCTCTGGCGCCAGGTATGCCGTGGCGAAGGGTTGGTCATTCTCCCACAGCTCCACCGGCGTGAAGTCCGCCGGCGTCTCGGGCCTGCCCATCAAACCTGATGGGCCCTGAAAGATGGTTCATCAACCCAGGCACACCATGCTCCAGCGGATGGTCAGGGCTTGATCCCGCTGTTTGATCTGTTGGACCAGCCACCTGGATGGAATCCTCCCGCGCACCATCCTCTCTCCTCCTGCCTGATCTCCCGGCGGACGGCGTTCCGATGCCGCCGGCGGGAGCTGTTTCGTTTTCTCGCATATTGTATCTTATGCATACATCAAGGCAAGTTCTTTCGGCCATATCGGCCTGGGCCGGCATCCGTCAAAGCATCACCTGGTAATGCGCCGCACAGATTGGGCAAGTGCAGTCGTCCAAAGGGGGTTCGGGCACCGCAGGAAGTTCTGCCGGCATACCCTGCTCCCTCAGCAGTTCCTGTCCCAGACGGATGAGTTCCTGGATTTTCGGCGAGGTCAGCCGGTAGAACACGGTTTGTCCCTCGCGCCGGTCTTCCACCAGGCCGGCTTCCCGCAGGACGCCCAACTGCTGGGAGATATAGGGCTGGGGCCGGCGCAAAATGGCGATGAGATGACAGACACAGGCCTCGCCCTCTCCAAGGATGTGCAGGATCTGCAGCCGCACCGGGTGGGCGAGGGCCTTATATAACCGCGCCAGTTGTATCTCCATGACACACCTTCCGTTTCCATGCAAAAAATGACATATGCTGTATAATCGAGGATGGGAATTTTGTCAAAATTATTGAACAGGGTGGAACGGCGGGGCAAGGTGAAGGGGCGCTGACCGCGTTACGCCGGCACGTCCCGCTGTTCCCCGCCGCTGGCGGCTCCCCTTATCAGACAGGACTGGAGTGCCTGCGCCGCGGAGCTGGAGGCGAAACAAGTGATGCGGTCGCCGGCCTGGATGACGGTATCGCCGTGCGGGATGACCACCTGACCGTCCTTGCGCCGGATGGAGACAAACACCGCATCCGCCGGCAGGGTCTGTGACAGCTCGCGGATGGTCCGCCCCACACAGCCGCTGTCCGGTGGAATTGTGATCTCGATGAACTCGGTGCCGTCCAGCCGGCGCAGGGAAAGCTGGGCGGCGCGATGCTGAAGCTCCGCCCGGCGGGTCAACGCCAGGTTGTATGCCCGCAGGATGTCGGCGCGGCGGATGATGCCCACCAGCTTGCGCGGATCCTCTCGTGAGACTACCGGCAGCCGGCCCACACCTCGCAGGGTCATGCGGCGCAGGGCCGCGGCCATCGGCTCATCCGGATAGGCGACCAGCGTCTCACGTGTGGCAATTTGTCCCACAGGGGTGTCTAGCAGCAGGTGTTTGTCCAGCGCGCGCTCCACATCCTGCAGAGTGACGATGCCGTAGAGGTTGCCCTCTTCATCTACCACCGGGAAGCCGTGGTGTTTGGTGCGGTTGAACTCGTCCAGCAGTTCGCCGAGGGTCATGGTGGTGGAGACGGTATCCGGATTGGTGGTCATGGCTTCGCTCACCAGGACCCCCTGCATGATGTCTACATCGCGCCCTTGGGAGAGTCGCACGCCGCGGCGGGAGAGCTTGATGGTGTAGATGGACTCTCCTTTGAGCAGATGCCGGCCGATGACCGTGGCAATGACCACGGAGAGCATAAGCGGCAGAATGATGTGATAATCGCCGGTCATCTCGAAGAGGATGAGCACCGCGGTGATGGGGGCGCTGGTGGAGCCGGCAAACACCGCGGCCATCCCCACCAGAGCATAGGCGCCGGCCGGCGCGGGGATGCCCGGGAAGAGCATCGCCATGATCTGGCCGAAGGCATTGCCCAGCATCGC includes these proteins:
- a CDS encoding permease; the encoded protein is MTVGAFLVQLVQSGMGNLAAYLAAHVLLCLLPAFFVAGALAALVPQQAITRYLGRSAPKIISYPVAALGGFVLAVCSCTILPLFAGIYKKGAGLGPAITFLFVGPAINILALSYTGVAIGMDIAVARLMLSIVFGIGIGLLMALIFSREDIQHEAEGEDTFAGAGARVPPQNWAFLGILLLLLIAGTLQIGLFTNSYASVTLPIGGMDRFQAFLNRLVPFDPARGEEGVTAQGAILIGLLILIAITAWRGLTHVDEGFTPWTWAALGLTALTLLVAAVKMVPHAGGLDILFTGKMFAVALLMGLLAWLAHRYFDPFDIQEWLWETWRFVKQIFPLLIVGVFVVGVLRPLIRPEWIQALAGRNTLLGNLAGVVFGVFMYFPTLVEVPIANMFLQLGMHRGPLLAYLMADPELSLQSILITASIIGRMKAWVYVGFVALFSTLAGIIYGAWVDGAPAWRLFLYIAVGLALLVALLALIGRRRRVPRAVEARSP
- a CDS encoding radical SAM protein, with translation MDALRKVYIEPTNACNLNCRTCMRNVWDEPIGFMEWETYEALIRELAGFPTAQTVAFAGIGEPLLHPRFLDMVRLAKEHHLRVELTTNALLLTRELAGALLELGLDQIIVSIDGTTAETFGQVRRGGSLSKVVENMRAFYELSEPSPLPPLTIGIEFVAMRSNIRELPHLHSLAKYIGASLILITNVLPYTEEMVSETLYNLRATAFQGKGSPWTPTWVLPKMDLTEETLEPLLSVFRTQANISYLDLDLGSRNSFCPFVQAGALAVGWHGGVSPCPPLMHSYTCYVMGRRKYIRRWEVGRLPAQSLREIWEMPAYVSFRERVLHFDFPPCVDCGCDLAETNEEDCFGNTFPVCGDCLWARGIIRCA
- a CDS encoding winged helix-turn-helix transcriptional regulator, with amino-acid sequence MEIQLARLYKALAHPVRLQILHILGEGEACVCHLIAILRRPQPYISQQLGVLREAGLVEDRREGQTVFYRLTSPKIQELIRLGQELLREQGMPAELPAVPEPPLDDCTCPICAAHYQVML
- a CDS encoding chloride channel protein, whose protein sequence is VLVPAVGGLLVGPLIYFFAREAKGHGVPEVMEAVALRGGRIRPIVAVIKSIASAITIGTGGSVGSEGPIVQVGAALGSTLAQIMKMSTIQVRTLVACGAAAGIAAVFNAPIAGVMFSLEIILGEINALSFGMVVISAVSSAIIGRIAFGEMPAFIIPTYTIHSLWEFAFYALLGVLAGMVAVPYTQLIYKMEDIFDAIKAIPEWVKPAIGGALLGVLATAYSVVPALRFDHIPQVFGNGYGMIEMALAGTGLPHILLTLIFLKMIATALTLGSGASGGVFAPALFIGAMLGNAFGQIMAMLFPGIPAPAGAYALVGMAAVFAGSTSAPITAVLILFEMTGDYHIILPLMLSVVIATVIGRHLLKGESIYTIKLSRRGVRLSQGRDVDIMQGVLVSEAMTTNPDTVSTTMTLGELLDEFNRTKHHGFPVVDEEGNLYGIVTLQDVERALDKHLLLDTPVGQIATRETLVAYPDEPMAAALRRMTLRGVGRLPVVSREDPRKLVGIIRRADILRAYNLALTRRAELQHRAAQLSLRRLDGTEFIEITIPPDSGCVGRTIRELSQTLPADAVFVSIRRKDGQVVIPHGDTVIQAGDRITCFASSSAAQALQSCLIRGAASGGEQRDVPA